A window of the Equus przewalskii isolate Varuska chromosome 10, EquPr2, whole genome shotgun sequence genome harbors these coding sequences:
- the SMCR8 gene encoding guanine nucleotide exchange protein SMCR8 — protein sequence MISAPDVVAFTKEDEYEEEPYNEPALPEEYSVPLFPFASQGTNPWSKLSGAKFSRDFILISEFSEQVGPQPLLTIPNDTKVFGTFDLNYFSLRIMSVDYQASFVGHPPGSAYPKLNFVEDSKVVLGDSKEGAFAYVHHLTLYDLEARGFVRPFCMAYISADQHKIMQQFQELSTEFSKASECLKTGNRKAFAGELEKKLKDLDYTRTVLHTETEIQKKANDKGFYSSQAIEKANELASVEKSIIEHQDLLKQIRSYPHRKLKGSDLCSGEMERIQDQPDQAATTSNPDESADTDLFTCRPSYTPKLIKAKSTKCFDKKLKTLEELCDTEYFTQTLAQLSHIEHMFRGDLCYLLTSQIDRALLKQQHVTNFLFEDLVEVSDRVVDKQKSAPPQPCQDRPLSRSLEECPIPQVLISIGSYKSSVESVLIKMEQELGDQEYKEVEVTELSSFDAQENLDYLDLDMKGSISSGESIEVLGTEKSTSVLSKSDSQASLTVPLSPQVVRSKAVSYRTISEDSIEVLSTCPSEALIPDDFKASYPSAINEEESYAGDSEGAIHFQASISPPVLDEAEEGSLENTPSQTDSSCCIGKESDSLGMPPSTPVHTLSDEDGVVSSPPQRYRQKDQGFPVDLAVENAHPSQDNTSEGFPAYELDPSHLLASRDVSKSSLDNYSDTTSYVSSVASTSSDRTPSSAHPAGPSSERHQKRAGQNALKFIRQYPFAHPAIYSLLSGRTLVVLGEDEAIVRKLVTALSIFVPNYSRSVKPVKHWVSSPLHIMDFQKWKLIGLQRVASPASAGTLHSLSRYSRYTSILDLDNKTLRCPLYRGTLVPRLADHRTQIKRGSTYYLHVQSMLTQLCSKAFLYTFCHHLHLPAHDKETEELVASRQASFLRLNLGLVNEDVKVVQYLAELLKLHYMQESHGTSHPTLRFDYVPSFLYKI from the exons ATGATCAGCGCCCCTGACGTGGTGGCCTTCACTAAAGAAGACGAGTACGAGGAGGAACCTTACAATGAGCCGGCTCTACCCGAGGAGTACTCGGTGCCTCTTTTTCCCTTCGCCAGCCAGGGAACTAACCCATGGTCCAAACTGTCCGGGGCCAAGTTCTCTCGAGACTTCATccttatttctgagttctctgagcAGGTGGGACCCCAACCCTTGCTGACCATCCCCAATGACACCAAAGTTTTTGGTACTTTTGATCTCAATTACTTCTCTTTGCGGATCATGTCTGTGGATTACCAGGCCTCTTTCGTGGGCCATCCCCCTGGTTCTGCTTACCCCAAACTGAACTTCGTGGAGGACTCCAAGGTGGTGCTGGGAGACTCCAAGGAAGGAGCCTTTGCATATGTGCACCACCTTACCCTGTATGACCTGGAGGCCCGTGGCTTTGTGAGGCCCTTTTGCATGGCTTATATCTCGGCAGATCAGCACAAAATCATGCAGCAGTTCCAGGAGCTTTCAACTGAATTTTCTAAAGCTTCTGAGTGCTTGAAGACAGGCAACAGGAAGGCATTTGCTGGGGAACttgaaaaaaaactgaaagacttGGATTACACCAGGACAGTGCTGCACACCGAAACAGAGATCCAGAAGAAAGCTAATGACAAAGGCTTTTACTCATCTCAGGCAATTGAGAAAGCCAATGAACTGGCCAGTGTAGAGAAGTCCATCATTGAACATCAAGACCTGCTGAAGCAGATCCGCTCATACCCTCATCGGAAGTTGAAGGGGTCTGATCTGTGTTCTGGGGAGATGGAGCGCATCCAGGATCAGCCGGACCAGGCAGCCACTACCTCTAACCCTGATGAGTCTGCTGACACAGACCTTTTTACCTGCAGACCCAGCTACACCCCCAAACTCATCAAAGCAAAGTCCACCAAGTGTTTTGACAAGAAGTTGAAGACCTTGGAAGAGCTCTGTGATACTGAATATTTCACTCAGACCCTGGCTCAGCTCAGTCACATTGAGCACATGTTCAGAGGAGACCTGTGCTACCTCCTGACCAGCCAGATTGACAGAGCACTACTAAAGCAACAGCACGTAACAAACTTCCTTTTTGAAGACTTGGTGGAGGTCAGTGACAGGGTGGTAGACAAACAAAAGAGTGCACCCCCTCAGCCCTGTCAAGACAGGCCACTTTCTAGGTCTCTAGAAGAATGTCCGATCCCTCAAGTGTTAATTAGCATTGGCTCTTACAAGTCTAGCGTGGAGTCTGTGCTGATCAAGATGGAGCAGGAACTGGGAGATCAGGAGTACAAGGAAGTGGAAGTGACGGAATTGAGCAGTTTTGACGCCCAGGAAAACTTGGACTATCTGGATTTGGATATGAAAGGGAGTATCAGCAGTGGTGAAAGCATTGAGGTTTTAGGCACGGAGAAGTCCACCTCTGTGCTGTCTAAGTCTGACAGCCAGGCCAGCCTCACGGTGCCATTAAGCCCACAAGTGGTCCGGAGCAAAGCTGTCAGCTACAGGACCATCAGTGAGGACAGTATTGAAGTCCTCAGCACCTGCCCTTCTGAGGCCCTCATCCCTGACGACTTTAAGGCTAGCTACCCAAGTGCCATTAATGAAGAAGAATCATACGCAGGTGACAGTGAGGGAGCCATCCACTTCCAGGCAAGCATCAGCCCGCCAGTGCTGGATGAGGCAGAGGAGGGCAGCTTGGAAAACACTCCGTCACAAACAGACTCCTCCTGCTGCATTGGGAAGGAGAGTGACAGTCTGGGAATGCCACCCTCCACTCCAGTCCACACACTCTCTGACGAGGATGGAGTAGTGAGCAGCCCCCCACAGCGCTACAGGCAGAAGGACCAGGGGTTCCCTGTGGACTTGGCAGTGGAAAATGCCCACCCTTCCCAAGACAACACTTCTGAAGGCTTCCCTGCTTATGAACTTGACCCAAGCCACCTGCTGGCTAGCCGGGATGTTAGTAAGAGCAGCCTGGACAACTACTCAGACACCACCAGCTATGTGAGCAGTGTAGCCTCCACCAGCTCGGACAGGActccctcctctgctcatccTGCTGGCCCCTCTTCAGAGAGGCATCAAAAGAGGGCTGGCCAGAACGCCTTAAAATTCATCCGCCAGTACCCCTTTGCCCACCCAGCCATCTACTCCCTGCTCAGCGGGAGGACGCTCGTGGTCCTGGGGGAGGACGAGGCCATAGTCAGGAAGCTTGTGACAGCATTGTCCATCTTTGTTCCCAACTACAGCCGCTCTGTCAAACCTGTGAAGCATTGGGTCTCCTCCCCTTTGCACATTATGGATTTTCAGAAGTGGAAGCTTATTGGTCTGCAGAG AGTGGCGTCCCCTGCTAGTGCTGGCACCCTCCACTCTCTGAGCCGCTACAGCCGCTACACAAGCATTCTGGACCTAGACAACAAAACCCTGCGCTGCCCGCTCTACAGAGGCACCCTCGTGCCCCGGCTGGCAGACCACCGCACTCAGATCAAGCGGGGCAGCACCTACTACCTGCATGTCCAGAGCATGCTCACCCAGCTCTGCTCCAAGGCCTTCCTCTATACCTTCTGCCACCACCTGCACCTGCCTGCCCACGACAAGGAGACAGAGGAATTGGTTGCCAGCCGCCAGGCAAGCTTCTTGAGGTTGAACCTGGGCTTGGTGAATGAAGATGTCAAGGTGGTCCAGTACCTGGCTGAGCTGCTGAAGCTGCACTATATGCAGGAGTCTCATGGGACCAGCCATCCCACGCTCAGGTTTGACTATGTCCCCAGCTTTTTGTACAAAATCTGA